From Drosophila suzukii chromosome 2R, CBGP_Dsuzu_IsoJpt1.0, whole genome shotgun sequence, a single genomic window includes:
- the unc-104 gene encoding kinesin-like protein unc-104 isoform X13, with product MSSVKVAVRVRPFNSREIARESKCIIEMAGATTAITNPKVPPNTSDSVKRFNFDYSYWSHDHHDADFSTQSMVYKDIGEEMLQHSFDGYNVCIFAYGQTGAGKSYTMMGRQEEQQEGIIPMICKDLFTRIQDTETDDLKYSVEVSYMEIYCERVRDLLNPKNKGNLRVREHPLLGPYVEDLSKLAVTDYQDIHDLIDEGNKARTVAATNMNETSSRSHAVFTIFFTQRRYDTMTDLTTEKVSKISLVDLAGSERADSTGAKGTRLKEGANINKSLTTLGKVISALAEVASKKKNTKKADFIPYRDSALTWLLRENLGGNSKTAMIAAISPADINYDETLSTLRYADRAKQIVCKAVVNEDANAKLIRELKEEIQKLRDLLKAEGIEVQEEDELNKSTVIKSSPTKTRNRNGSTTEMAVDQLQASEKLIAELNETWEEKLKRTEEIRVQREAVFAEMGVAVKEDGITVGVFSPKKTPHLVNLNEDPNLSECLLYYIKEGLTRLGTHEANVPQDIQLSGSHILKEHCTFENRNSTVTLLPHKDAIIYVNGRKLVEPEVLKTGSRVILGKNHVFRFTNPEQARELREKIETENEAENEVEKTDTQQVDWNFAQCELLEKQGIDLKAEMKKRLDNLEEQYKREKLQADQQFEEQRKTYEARIDALQKQVEEQSMTMSMYSSYSPEDFHQEEDVYTNPMYESCWTAREAGLAAWAFRKWRYHQFTSLRDDLWGNAIFLKEANAISVELKKKVQFQFTLLTDTLYSPLPPELASSVAPSHQDDEFGAPPVSKTLVAVEVTDTKNGATHHWSLEKLRQRLELMREMYHNEAEMSPTSPDYNVESLTGGDPFYDRFPWFRMVGRSFIYLSNLLYPVPLVHKVAIVNERGDVRGYLRIAVQPVLDEESIDFNNGVKQSARLVFNEDDAKPKYRALNEKDDVQRYIDNGGLDSKLEELEDVDSGRGIDSNSASECHENAEEPGEHLQVGKEFTFRVTVLQATGIGAEYADIFCQFNFLHRHEEAFSTEPVKNSASGAPLGFYHVQNITVPVTKSFIEYLKTQPIMFKIFGHYQTHPLHKDAKQEFVSRPPPRRMLPPSIPISQPVRSPKFGPLPCAPTSTVLAKHDVLVWFEICELAPNGEYVPSVVEHSDDLPCRGLFLLHQGIQRRIRITIVHEPTAEVKWKDINELVVGRIRNTPESSDEQDEDACVLSLGLFPGEVLEVPGDDRSFYRFEAAWDSSLHNSALLNRVSQGGETIYITLSAYLELENCARPAIITKDLSMVIYGRDARTGPRSLKHLFSGQYRNPEANRLTGVYELALRRASEAGSPGVQRRQRRVLDTSSTYVRGEENLHGWRPRGDSLIFDHQWELEKLTRLEEVGRMRHLLLLRERLGMDTNPNPTTKTEKDVCNLAARAATSPVHMVIPQSPQTPVKDPQQIIPEREYNQREQDLMLKCLKLVQGRYTKSEANDTQTQSDVSPSDEGCADMTVSCISSNSMELCSPDRADAPNGWEAPAPATQPALPLRLYVPELEEIRVSPVVARKGLLNVLEHGGSGWKKRWVIVRRPYVFIYRSEKDPVERAVLNLATAHVECSEDQAAMVKIPNTFSVVTKHRGYLLQTLGDKEVHDWLYAINPLLAGQIKSRLARRTLEPASQTASQIQATNAANANSASK from the exons ATGTCGTCGGTTAAGGTGGCGGTGCGAGTGCGCCCCTTCAACTCGCGTGAAATAGCCAGGGAGTCAAAATGCATCATCGAGATGGCAGGGGCCACCACGG CCATCACCAATCCAAAGGTGCCGCCCAACACAAGCGACTCGGTAAAGCGCTTCAACTTTGATTACTCCTACTGGTCACATGAt CACCACGATGCCGATTTCTCCACACAATCGATGGTCTACAAGGACATTGGCGAGGAGATGCTGCAGCACTCCTTCGACGGCTATAATGTCTGCATCTTTGCCTATGGCCAGACTGGAGCTGGAAAATCATATACCATGATGGGCAGGCAGGAGGAGCAGCAAGAGGGAATAATACCCATGATTTGCAAGGATCTATTCACTCGCATTCAGGATACGGAGACCGATGACCTCAAGTATTCG GTTGAGGTGTCATATATGGAAATCTATTGCGAGCGAGTCAGGGATCTGCTGAATCCCAAGAACAAGGGCAATCTGCGTGTGAGGGAGCATCCCCTGCTGGGTCCCTATGTGGAGGATCTGTCTAAATTGGCCGTCACCGATTACCAGGACATTCACGATCTCATTGACGAAGGCAACAAGGCTCG gaCTGTGGCCGCCACCAACATGAACGAAACCAGTTCCCGTTCCCATGCCGTCTTCACTATCTTTTTCACCCAACGTCGTTATGATACCATGACCGATTTGACCACAGAGAAGGTGTCCAAGATTAGCTTGGTGGATTTGGCTGGCTCGGAAAGAGCTGATTCCACTGGTGCTAAGGGAACCCGCTTGAAGGAGGGAGCCAACATCAACAAGTCGTTGACCACCTTGGGCAAAGTTATCTCAGCCCTAGCGGAGGTG GCTTCCAAGAAAAAGAACACCAAGAAGGCAGACTTCATTCCCTATCGTGATTCGGCCTTGACCTGGCTGCTACGCGAAAACTTGGGAGGTAACTCCAAGACAGCTATGATTGCAGCTATCTCACCAGCAGATATTAACTATGATGAAACTCTCAGCACCTTGCG CTATGCTGATCGCGCTAAGCAAATTGTTTGCAAGGCTGTGGTCAATGAAGATGCCAATGCCAAGCTTATTCGCGAACTCAAGGAGGAAATCCAGAAGCTGCGGGACTTACTCAAAGCCGAGGGCATCGAGGTGCAGGAAG AGGATGAGCTGAACAAGTCCACGGTGATCAAGTCGTCGCCCACTAAGACACGTAATCGCAATGGATCCACCACGGAGATGGCAGTGGATCAGCTGCAGGCCAGCGAGAAACTCATTGCAG AACTCAACGAGACTTGGGAGGAGAAACTAAAGCGCACCGAGGAGATTCGTGTGCAGCGAGAGGCGGTCTTCGCCGAAATGGGCGTGGCCGTCAAGGAAGACGGCATCACAGTGGGCGTATTCTCACCCAAGAAGACTCCCCATCTGGTCAACCTCAACGAGGATCCCAATCTCTCCGAGTGTCTGCTCTATTACATCAAGGAGGGACTAACCCGGCTGGGCACCCACGAAGCAAATGTTCCCCAGGACATTCAGCTCTCCGGATCGCACATCCTCAAGGAGCACTGCACTTTTGAGAATCGAAACAGCACGGTTACCCTGCTGCCGCACAAGGATGCCATTATCTATGTAAATGGACGCAAGTTGGTTGAACCGGAGGTTCTCAAGACCGGCTCCCGTGTGATCCTGGGCAAGAACCATGTGTTCCGTTTCACCAATCCGGAGCAGGCTCGCGAACTGCGTGAGAAGATCGAGACCGAGAATGAGGCGGAAAACGAGGTGGAGAAGACGGATACCCAGCAGGTGGACTGGAACTTTGCCCAGTGTGAATTGCTGGAGAAGCAGGGCATTGATCTCAAGGCCGAAATGAAGAAGCGATTGGATAACCTGGAGGAGCAGTACAAGCGGGAGAAACTCCAGGCCGATCAGCAGTTTGAGGAGCAACGCAAAACCTACGAAGCTCGTATTGATGCCTTGCAGAAGCAAGTGGAGGAGCAATCGATGACCATGTCGATGTACAGCAGCTACTCCCCGGAGGACTTCCATCAAGAGGAAGATGTCTACA CCAATCCCATGTACGAGTCCTGCTGGACAGCTCGTGAGGCTGGTTTGGCTGCCTGGGCATTCCGCAAGTGGCGCTACCACCAATTCACCTCTTTGCGAGACGATCTCTGGGGCAATGCCATATTCCTCAAGGAAGCTAACGCTATATCCGTTGAGTTGAAGAAAAAG GTTCAATTCCAATTTACTCTCTTGACCGACACCTTGTACTCCCCTCTGCCACCTGAGTTGGCCTCCAGTGTGGCTCCTTCGCATCAGGACGATGAGTTTGGAGCACCTCCAGTGTCCAAAACCTTGGTGGCCGTCGAGGTCACCGATACCAAGAACGGAGCCACTCATCATTGGTCCCTGGAGAAGCTACG GCAACGTTTGGAGCTGATGCGTGAGATGTACCACAACGAGGCCGAGATGAGTCCCACTTCGCCGGACTATAATGTGGAGAGCCTCACTGGCGGCGATCCCTTCTACGATCGCTTCCCCTGGTTCCGCATGGTGGGTCGCTCCTTCATCTATTTGAGCAACCTGCTCTATCCAGTGCCATTGGTCCACAAAGTGGCCATTGTCAACGAGCGGGGAGATGTGCGTGGCTACCTAAGGATTGCCGTGCAGCCTGTTTTGGATGAGGAGTCCATTGACTTCAATAATGGTGTCAAGCAGTCGGCTCGTTTGGTTTTTAACGAAGATGATGCCAAGCCCAAGTACAGGGCTCTCAACGAAAAGGATGACGTACAGCGTTATATTGACAATGGTGGTTTGGACAGCAAGTTGGAGG AGCTTGAGGATGTAGATTCTGGTCGCGGCATTGACTCCAACTCCGCTTCCGAGTGCCATGAGAATGCCGAAGAGCCCGGCGAGCACTTGCAGGTGGGCAAGGAGTTCACCTTCCGGGTCACCGTTCTCCAGGCCACTGGCATTGGCGCTGAATATGCCGACATCTTCTGTCAGTTCAA CTTCTTGCATCGTCATGAGGAGGCTTTCTCCACCGAACCGGTTAAGAATTCCGCATCCGGTGCTCCTCTGGGCTTCTACCATGTGCAGAAT ATTACTGTACCCGTGACCAAATCCTTTATCGAGTACTTGAAGACTCAGCCCATAATGTTCAAGATTTTCGGCCACTACCAGACGCACCCATTGCACAAGGATGCCAAGCAGGAGTTCGTCTCCCGGCCGCCACCACGTCGCATGTTGCCACCCAGCATTCCGATTAGCCAGCCGGTGCGTAGTCCCAAGTTTGGACCACTGCCCTGTGCGCCCACGTCCACGGTTTTGGCCAAGCACGACGTTCTGGTTTGGTTCGAGATCTGTGAATTGGCTCCCAACGGAGAGTATGTGCCATCG GTCGTGGAGCACAGCGATGATCTTCCCTGCCGCGGACTGTTCCTCTTGCATCAGGGCATCCAGCGGCGCATTCGTATCACCATCGTCCATGAGCCCACAGCGGAGGTCAAGTGGAAGGACATCAACGAGCTGGTGGTGGGACGCATTCGCAATACTCCGGAGTCATCCGATGAGCAGGACGAAGACGCCTGCGTCCTGTCCTTGGGTCTGTTCCCCGGCGAAGTCCTGGAGGTGCCCGGAGACGATCGGTCTTTCTACCGGTTCGAGGCAGCCTGGGACTCCAGTCTGCACAACTCGGCGCTGCTCAACCGCGTCTCCCAGGGCGGCGAGACCATCTACATCACGCTGAGCGCCTACTTGGAG CTGGAGAACTGTGCCCGCCCGGCCATTATCACCAAAGATCTGAGCATGGTCATCTATGGACGCGACGCTCGCACCGGACCGCGCTCCCTGAAGCACCTGTTCTCGGGACAGTACCGCAATCCGGAGGCCAATCGCCTCACCGGAGTCTACGAGCTGGCACTGCGCAGAGCATCCGAAGCAGGTAGTCCAG GTGTGCAGAGGCGCCAGCGCCGAGTGTTGGACACCAGCTCCACGTATGTACGGGGTGAGGAGAACCTCCATGGCTGGCGGCCAAGGGGTGACTCGCTGATCTTCGACCACCAGTGGGAGCTGGAGAAACTCACCCGGCTGGAGGAGGTTGGTCGCATGCGCCATCTTCTGCTGTTGCGCGAACGTCTGGGCATGGACACCAATCCCAATCCGACCACCAAGACCGAAAAGGATGTGTGCAATCTGGCCGCCCGGGCAGCCACCTCACCCGTGCACATGGTCATTCCACAATCGCCGCAGACGCCGGTCAAGGATCCGCAGCAAATCATTCCAGAGCGGGAGTACAACCAGAGGGAGCAGGACCTGATGCTCAAGTGCTTGAAGTTGGTGCAGG GACGCTATACCAAGAGCGAGGCCAATGATACGCAAACCCAATCGGATGTTTCGCCCAGCGATGAGGGATGTGCCGACATGACCGTCAGCTGCATCTCCAGCAATTCCATGGA ATTATGTTCACCGGATCGGGCTGATGCCCCCAACGGCTGGGAGGCACCTGCTCCGGCTACCCAGCCGGCTCTGCCGCTTCGTCTTTATGTGCCGGAGCTGGAGGAGATTCGCGTGAGTCCTGTGGTGGCCCGCAAGGGTCTGTTGAACGTCCTGGAGCATGGCGGTTCCGGCTGGAAGAAGCGCTGGGTG ATTGTCCGTCGCCCTTATGTGTTTATCTACCGCTCGGAGAAGGACCCTGTGGAACGGGCTGTCCTCAATCTGGCCACTGCCCATGTGGAGTGCAGCGAGGACCAGGCGGCCATGGTCAAGATACCCAACACTTTCAG TGTGGTAACCAAACATCGTGGCTATCTGCTGCAGACCCTTGGCGACAAGGAAGTGCACGACTGGCTGTATGCCATCAATCCCTTGCTGGCTGGCCAGATCAA ATCCCGTTTGGCGCGACGAACCTTGGAGCCGGCCAGCCAGACGGCCTCCCAGATCCAGGCCACCAATGCGGCGAATGCCAACAGTGCGAGCAAATGA
- the unc-104 gene encoding kinesin-like protein unc-104 isoform X11, producing MSSVKVAVRVRPFNSREIARESKCIIEMAGATTAITNPKVPPNTSDSVKRFNFDYSYWSHDHHDADFSTQSMVYKDIGEEMLQHSFDGYNVCIFAYGQTGAGKSYTMMGRQEEQQEGIIPMICKDLFTRIQDTETDDLKYSVEVSYMEIYCERVRDLLNPKNKGNLRVREHPLLGPYVEDLSKLAVTDYQDIHDLIDEGNKARTVAATNMNETSSRSHAVFTIFFTQRRYDTMTDLTTEKVSKISLVDLAGSERADSTGAKGTRLKEGANINKSLTTLGKVISALAEVASKKKNTKKADFIPYRDSALTWLLRENLGGNSKTAMIAAISPADINYDETLSTLRYADRAKQIVCKAVVNEDANAKLIRELKEEIQKLRDLLKAEGIEVQEGPDGKVVCEKRDTNKDELNKSTVIKSSPTKTRNRNGSTTEMAVDQLQASEKLIAELNETWEEKLKRTEEIRVQREAVFAEMGVAVKEDGITVGVFSPKKTPHLVNLNEDPNLSECLLYYIKEGLTRLGTHEANVPQDIQLSGSHILKEHCTFENRNSTVTLLPHKDAIIYVNGRKLVEPEVLKTGSRVILGKNHVFRFTNPEQARELREKIETENEAENEVEKTDTQQVDWNFAQCELLEKQGIDLKAEMKKRLDNLEEQYKREKLQADQQFEEQRKTYEARIDALQKQVEEQSMTMSMYSSYSPEDFHQEEDVYTNPMYESCWTAREAGLAAWAFRKWRYHQFTSLRDDLWGNAIFLKEANAISVELKKKVQFQFTLLTDTLYSPLPPELASSVAPSHQDDEFGAPPVSKTLVAVEVTDTKNGATHHWSLEKLRQRLELMREMYHNEAEMSPTSPDYNVESLTGGDPFYDRFPWFRMVGRSFIYLSNLLYPVPLVHKVAIVNERGDVRGYLRIAVQPVLDEESIDFNNGVKQSARLVFNEDDAKPKYRALNEKDDVQRYIDNGGLDSKLEELEDVDSGRGIDSNSASECHENAEEPGEHLQVGKEFTFRVTVLQATGIGAEYADIFCQFNFLHRHEEAFSTEPVKNSASGAPLGFYHVQNITVPVTKSFIEYLKTQPIMFKIFGHYQTHPLHKDAKQEFVSRPPPRRMLPPSIPISQPVRSPKFGPLPCAPTSTVLAKHDVLVWFEICELAPNGEYVPSVVEHSDDLPCRGLFLLHQGIQRRIRITIVHEPTAEVKWKDINELVVGRIRNTPESSDEQDEDACVLSLGLFPGEVLEVPGDDRSFYRFEAAWDSSLHNSALLNRVSQGGETIYITLSAYLELENCARPAIITKDLSMVIYGRDARTGPRSLKHLFSGQYRNPEANRLTGVYELALRRASEAGSPGVQRRQRRVLDTSSTYVRGEENLHGWRPRGDSLIFDHQWELEKLTRLEEVGRMRHLLLLRERLGMDTNPNPTTKTEKDVCNLAARAATSPVHMVIPQSPQTPVKDPQQIIPEREYNQREQDLMLKCLKLVQGRYTKSEANDTQTQSDVSPSDEGCADMTVSCISSNSMELCSPDRADAPNGWEAPAPATQPALPLRLYVPELEEIRVSPVVARKGLLNVLEHGGSGWKKRWVIVRRPYVFIYRSEKDPVERAVLNLATAHVECSEDQAAMVKIPNTFSVVTKHRGYLLQTLGDKEVHDWLYAINPLLAGQIKSRLARRTLEPASQTASQIQATNAANANSASK from the exons ATGTCGTCGGTTAAGGTGGCGGTGCGAGTGCGCCCCTTCAACTCGCGTGAAATAGCCAGGGAGTCAAAATGCATCATCGAGATGGCAGGGGCCACCACGG CCATCACCAATCCAAAGGTGCCGCCCAACACAAGCGACTCGGTAAAGCGCTTCAACTTTGATTACTCCTACTGGTCACATGAt CACCACGATGCCGATTTCTCCACACAATCGATGGTCTACAAGGACATTGGCGAGGAGATGCTGCAGCACTCCTTCGACGGCTATAATGTCTGCATCTTTGCCTATGGCCAGACTGGAGCTGGAAAATCATATACCATGATGGGCAGGCAGGAGGAGCAGCAAGAGGGAATAATACCCATGATTTGCAAGGATCTATTCACTCGCATTCAGGATACGGAGACCGATGACCTCAAGTATTCG GTTGAGGTGTCATATATGGAAATCTATTGCGAGCGAGTCAGGGATCTGCTGAATCCCAAGAACAAGGGCAATCTGCGTGTGAGGGAGCATCCCCTGCTGGGTCCCTATGTGGAGGATCTGTCTAAATTGGCCGTCACCGATTACCAGGACATTCACGATCTCATTGACGAAGGCAACAAGGCTCG gaCTGTGGCCGCCACCAACATGAACGAAACCAGTTCCCGTTCCCATGCCGTCTTCACTATCTTTTTCACCCAACGTCGTTATGATACCATGACCGATTTGACCACAGAGAAGGTGTCCAAGATTAGCTTGGTGGATTTGGCTGGCTCGGAAAGAGCTGATTCCACTGGTGCTAAGGGAACCCGCTTGAAGGAGGGAGCCAACATCAACAAGTCGTTGACCACCTTGGGCAAAGTTATCTCAGCCCTAGCGGAGGTG GCTTCCAAGAAAAAGAACACCAAGAAGGCAGACTTCATTCCCTATCGTGATTCGGCCTTGACCTGGCTGCTACGCGAAAACTTGGGAGGTAACTCCAAGACAGCTATGATTGCAGCTATCTCACCAGCAGATATTAACTATGATGAAACTCTCAGCACCTTGCG CTATGCTGATCGCGCTAAGCAAATTGTTTGCAAGGCTGTGGTCAATGAAGATGCCAATGCCAAGCTTATTCGCGAACTCAAGGAGGAAATCCAGAAGCTGCGGGACTTACTCAAAGCCGAGGGCATCGAGGTGCAGGAAG GACCCGATGGCAAAGTGGTGTGTGAGAAGCGCGATACGAATA AGGATGAGCTGAACAAGTCCACGGTGATCAAGTCGTCGCCCACTAAGACACGTAATCGCAATGGATCCACCACGGAGATGGCAGTGGATCAGCTGCAGGCCAGCGAGAAACTCATTGCAG AACTCAACGAGACTTGGGAGGAGAAACTAAAGCGCACCGAGGAGATTCGTGTGCAGCGAGAGGCGGTCTTCGCCGAAATGGGCGTGGCCGTCAAGGAAGACGGCATCACAGTGGGCGTATTCTCACCCAAGAAGACTCCCCATCTGGTCAACCTCAACGAGGATCCCAATCTCTCCGAGTGTCTGCTCTATTACATCAAGGAGGGACTAACCCGGCTGGGCACCCACGAAGCAAATGTTCCCCAGGACATTCAGCTCTCCGGATCGCACATCCTCAAGGAGCACTGCACTTTTGAGAATCGAAACAGCACGGTTACCCTGCTGCCGCACAAGGATGCCATTATCTATGTAAATGGACGCAAGTTGGTTGAACCGGAGGTTCTCAAGACCGGCTCCCGTGTGATCCTGGGCAAGAACCATGTGTTCCGTTTCACCAATCCGGAGCAGGCTCGCGAACTGCGTGAGAAGATCGAGACCGAGAATGAGGCGGAAAACGAGGTGGAGAAGACGGATACCCAGCAGGTGGACTGGAACTTTGCCCAGTGTGAATTGCTGGAGAAGCAGGGCATTGATCTCAAGGCCGAAATGAAGAAGCGATTGGATAACCTGGAGGAGCAGTACAAGCGGGAGAAACTCCAGGCCGATCAGCAGTTTGAGGAGCAACGCAAAACCTACGAAGCTCGTATTGATGCCTTGCAGAAGCAAGTGGAGGAGCAATCGATGACCATGTCGATGTACAGCAGCTACTCCCCGGAGGACTTCCATCAAGAGGAAGATGTCTACA CCAATCCCATGTACGAGTCCTGCTGGACAGCTCGTGAGGCTGGTTTGGCTGCCTGGGCATTCCGCAAGTGGCGCTACCACCAATTCACCTCTTTGCGAGACGATCTCTGGGGCAATGCCATATTCCTCAAGGAAGCTAACGCTATATCCGTTGAGTTGAAGAAAAAG GTTCAATTCCAATTTACTCTCTTGACCGACACCTTGTACTCCCCTCTGCCACCTGAGTTGGCCTCCAGTGTGGCTCCTTCGCATCAGGACGATGAGTTTGGAGCACCTCCAGTGTCCAAAACCTTGGTGGCCGTCGAGGTCACCGATACCAAGAACGGAGCCACTCATCATTGGTCCCTGGAGAAGCTACG GCAACGTTTGGAGCTGATGCGTGAGATGTACCACAACGAGGCCGAGATGAGTCCCACTTCGCCGGACTATAATGTGGAGAGCCTCACTGGCGGCGATCCCTTCTACGATCGCTTCCCCTGGTTCCGCATGGTGGGTCGCTCCTTCATCTATTTGAGCAACCTGCTCTATCCAGTGCCATTGGTCCACAAAGTGGCCATTGTCAACGAGCGGGGAGATGTGCGTGGCTACCTAAGGATTGCCGTGCAGCCTGTTTTGGATGAGGAGTCCATTGACTTCAATAATGGTGTCAAGCAGTCGGCTCGTTTGGTTTTTAACGAAGATGATGCCAAGCCCAAGTACAGGGCTCTCAACGAAAAGGATGACGTACAGCGTTATATTGACAATGGTGGTTTGGACAGCAAGTTGGAGG AGCTTGAGGATGTAGATTCTGGTCGCGGCATTGACTCCAACTCCGCTTCCGAGTGCCATGAGAATGCCGAAGAGCCCGGCGAGCACTTGCAGGTGGGCAAGGAGTTCACCTTCCGGGTCACCGTTCTCCAGGCCACTGGCATTGGCGCTGAATATGCCGACATCTTCTGTCAGTTCAA CTTCTTGCATCGTCATGAGGAGGCTTTCTCCACCGAACCGGTTAAGAATTCCGCATCCGGTGCTCCTCTGGGCTTCTACCATGTGCAGAAT ATTACTGTACCCGTGACCAAATCCTTTATCGAGTACTTGAAGACTCAGCCCATAATGTTCAAGATTTTCGGCCACTACCAGACGCACCCATTGCACAAGGATGCCAAGCAGGAGTTCGTCTCCCGGCCGCCACCACGTCGCATGTTGCCACCCAGCATTCCGATTAGCCAGCCGGTGCGTAGTCCCAAGTTTGGACCACTGCCCTGTGCGCCCACGTCCACGGTTTTGGCCAAGCACGACGTTCTGGTTTGGTTCGAGATCTGTGAATTGGCTCCCAACGGAGAGTATGTGCCATCG GTCGTGGAGCACAGCGATGATCTTCCCTGCCGCGGACTGTTCCTCTTGCATCAGGGCATCCAGCGGCGCATTCGTATCACCATCGTCCATGAGCCCACAGCGGAGGTCAAGTGGAAGGACATCAACGAGCTGGTGGTGGGACGCATTCGCAATACTCCGGAGTCATCCGATGAGCAGGACGAAGACGCCTGCGTCCTGTCCTTGGGTCTGTTCCCCGGCGAAGTCCTGGAGGTGCCCGGAGACGATCGGTCTTTCTACCGGTTCGAGGCAGCCTGGGACTCCAGTCTGCACAACTCGGCGCTGCTCAACCGCGTCTCCCAGGGCGGCGAGACCATCTACATCACGCTGAGCGCCTACTTGGAG CTGGAGAACTGTGCCCGCCCGGCCATTATCACCAAAGATCTGAGCATGGTCATCTATGGACGCGACGCTCGCACCGGACCGCGCTCCCTGAAGCACCTGTTCTCGGGACAGTACCGCAATCCGGAGGCCAATCGCCTCACCGGAGTCTACGAGCTGGCACTGCGCAGAGCATCCGAAGCAGGTAGTCCAG GTGTGCAGAGGCGCCAGCGCCGAGTGTTGGACACCAGCTCCACGTATGTACGGGGTGAGGAGAACCTCCATGGCTGGCGGCCAAGGGGTGACTCGCTGATCTTCGACCACCAGTGGGAGCTGGAGAAACTCACCCGGCTGGAGGAGGTTGGTCGCATGCGCCATCTTCTGCTGTTGCGCGAACGTCTGGGCATGGACACCAATCCCAATCCGACCACCAAGACCGAAAAGGATGTGTGCAATCTGGCCGCCCGGGCAGCCACCTCACCCGTGCACATGGTCATTCCACAATCGCCGCAGACGCCGGTCAAGGATCCGCAGCAAATCATTCCAGAGCGGGAGTACAACCAGAGGGAGCAGGACCTGATGCTCAAGTGCTTGAAGTTGGTGCAGG GACGCTATACCAAGAGCGAGGCCAATGATACGCAAACCCAATCGGATGTTTCGCCCAGCGATGAGGGATGTGCCGACATGACCGTCAGCTGCATCTCCAGCAATTCCATGGA ATTATGTTCACCGGATCGGGCTGATGCCCCCAACGGCTGGGAGGCACCTGCTCCGGCTACCCAGCCGGCTCTGCCGCTTCGTCTTTATGTGCCGGAGCTGGAGGAGATTCGCGTGAGTCCTGTGGTGGCCCGCAAGGGTCTGTTGAACGTCCTGGAGCATGGCGGTTCCGGCTGGAAGAAGCGCTGGGTG ATTGTCCGTCGCCCTTATGTGTTTATCTACCGCTCGGAGAAGGACCCTGTGGAACGGGCTGTCCTCAATCTGGCCACTGCCCATGTGGAGTGCAGCGAGGACCAGGCGGCCATGGTCAAGATACCCAACACTTTCAG TGTGGTAACCAAACATCGTGGCTATCTGCTGCAGACCCTTGGCGACAAGGAAGTGCACGACTGGCTGTATGCCATCAATCCCTTGCTGGCTGGCCAGATCAA ATCCCGTTTGGCGCGACGAACCTTGGAGCCGGCCAGCCAGACGGCCTCCCAGATCCAGGCCACCAATGCGGCGAATGCCAACAGTGCGAGCAAATGA